The bacterium (Candidatus Blackallbacteria) CG13_big_fil_rev_8_21_14_2_50_49_14 genome includes a window with the following:
- a CDS encoding NAD(P) transhydrogenase subunit alpha, producing MKLGIIGTSLKKNEKRVPIHPEHLSEISTEIRQQLVFEQGYGERFGFSDATLLALGVGLAPRQTLLESMDAVLLLKPMPADFENLRPGGVHWGWPHCMQQVANTQAAIDRRLTVVAMEQMFIRDEQGKRILHPFYKNNEMGGYCAVLHALALKSMDGNYGKKRKVVILSFGAVGQGALRALQGRGFTDITVCTQQRSETERPAGLENCEFRRIRQEQGQWVITEPDGRTRPLLALLLESDIWINAILQDPNHPVMYMNETDVARIKPGTYILDISCDEGLGFPFSRPTSFDAPLIEMGHFDYYAVDHTPNYLWECASWEVSQALLPYLPEFLKGPAHWAQTRIFREAIEIQAGEIQNSEILAFQKREPVYPHAMLV from the coding sequence ATGAAACTTGGCATTATTGGGACATCTCTGAAAAAGAATGAAAAACGTGTGCCTATCCATCCTGAGCACCTTTCCGAAATTTCAACTGAGATTCGTCAGCAATTGGTCTTTGAACAGGGCTATGGCGAGCGGTTTGGTTTTTCAGATGCTACACTTTTGGCGCTGGGGGTGGGGCTTGCCCCACGGCAGACCTTGCTTGAAAGCATGGATGCCGTGCTTTTATTGAAGCCCATGCCCGCTGATTTTGAAAATTTGCGCCCAGGGGGGGTGCACTGGGGGTGGCCCCATTGTATGCAACAGGTGGCCAATACCCAAGCTGCAATTGATCGCCGTTTAACCGTGGTGGCCATGGAGCAGATGTTTATTCGTGATGAGCAGGGCAAACGAATTTTACATCCCTTTTATAAAAACAATGAAATGGGAGGGTATTGTGCTGTTTTACATGCCTTGGCGCTGAAAAGCATGGATGGAAACTATGGAAAAAAACGCAAGGTCGTGATTCTGAGCTTTGGTGCGGTTGGCCAAGGGGCCTTGCGGGCTTTGCAGGGACGTGGCTTTACAGATATTACGGTCTGTACTCAGCAAAGATCTGAAACAGAGCGTCCCGCTGGTTTGGAAAATTGTGAGTTTCGCCGGATTCGGCAAGAGCAGGGGCAATGGGTGATTACAGAACCCGATGGCCGTACCCGTCCTTTGTTGGCGCTTTTGCTTGAGTCAGATATTTGGATCAATGCCATTTTGCAGGATCCCAACCATCCGGTGATGTATATGAATGAAACAGATGTCGCACGCATCAAGCCGGGCACGTATATCTTGGATATCAGCTGTGATGAGGGGCTGGGATTTCCTTTTTCCCGCCCCACTTCTTTTGATGCCCCCTTGATTGAAATGGGCCATTTTGACTACTATGCCGTGGACCATACCCCCAATTATCTTTGGGAATGTGCCAGTTGGGAAGTGTCTCAGGCTTTGCTGCCCTATTTGCCCGAATTTTTAAAAGGCCCAGCGCATTGGGCGCAAACCCGGATCTTTCGCGAAGCGATTGAAATTCAGGCCGGAGAGATTCAAAACTCAGAAATTCTGGCTTTTCAAAAACGAGAGCCTGTTTATCCCCATGCAATGCTTGTATAG
- a CDS encoding alkane 1-monooxygenase, whose protein sequence is MIFTDCSKEAFSWLLNPCYNTTMSWLGYTLVYLAPLLTFCSYWGGNLYYGLMFLLTFGLIPLFDEWLGDDWVNPQPEQEKTLKKTALYSWVLYGFVPVQIGLLLWACFLVSRPTESLGRWLGLLFMVGMINGGFSINIAHELSHRKNKLEQNLAKLLWFRVGYMHFQIEHLLGHHPRMGTPEDHATARLGESLYQFYARCIPGSFVSAWQIEKERLKQKGYAVVSWHNQMFWFIGLPLIFCGVLYGLWGWQASLFYFLQALIAIFTLETVNYLEHYGLERRQSAGRYEKIGLQHSWNSSRRLSNYFLHKLQRHSDHHLYAHRPYQILRAFPEAPQLPTGYGWMVLLAFLPPLWYRIMNPRVLACRQREETSQSCEPQAELLA, encoded by the coding sequence TTGATTTTCACCGACTGCTCAAAAGAGGCATTCAGCTGGCTCTTAAACCCCTGTTATAATACCACCATGAGTTGGCTTGGTTATACCTTGGTCTATTTAGCGCCTCTTTTAACCTTCTGCAGTTATTGGGGGGGCAATCTCTATTATGGGCTGATGTTTCTGCTGACCTTTGGCCTGATTCCCCTCTTTGACGAATGGCTCGGAGACGACTGGGTCAATCCTCAACCTGAACAGGAAAAGACCCTCAAAAAAACAGCCCTTTACAGCTGGGTGCTTTACGGCTTTGTGCCTGTGCAAATCGGGCTCTTGCTCTGGGCTTGTTTTTTGGTTTCCCGCCCGACAGAATCGCTGGGCCGTTGGCTCGGGCTCTTGTTCATGGTTGGAATGATCAACGGGGGCTTCAGTATCAATATCGCCCATGAACTCAGCCACCGCAAAAACAAACTCGAACAAAATCTGGCCAAACTGCTCTGGTTCAGAGTGGGCTATATGCATTTTCAAATCGAACATCTCTTGGGCCATCACCCGCGCATGGGAACCCCAGAGGATCATGCCACCGCCCGCCTGGGCGAGTCACTTTATCAATTTTACGCACGCTGTATCCCTGGCAGCTTTGTTTCGGCCTGGCAAATTGAAAAAGAACGCTTAAAACAAAAGGGCTATGCCGTGGTTTCCTGGCACAATCAAATGTTTTGGTTTATCGGCCTGCCCCTGATCTTCTGCGGCGTTTTATATGGTCTTTGGGGCTGGCAGGCCAGCTTGTTTTATTTCTTGCAAGCCCTGATCGCCATTTTCACCTTAGAAACCGTCAATTATCTAGAACACTATGGTTTAGAACGTCGGCAAAGTGCCGGTCGCTATGAAAAAATTGGCCTTCAACACTCCTGGAATTCCAGCCGCCGTTTGAGCAATTATTTTTTACACAAACTCCAACGCCATTCCGATCACCACCTCTATGCCCACCGCCCCTATCAAATTTTACGCGCCTTTCCCGAAGCGCCTCAATTGCCCACAGGCTATGGTTGGATGGTGCTCTTGGCCTTTTTGCCACCGCTTTGGTACCGGATTATGAATCCCCGTGTACTGGCCTGCCGCCAAAGAGAAGAAACGTCTCAGTCCTGCGAACCCCAGGCCGAGCTACTGGCCTGA